In the Chroococcidiopsis sp. SAG 2025 genome, one interval contains:
- a CDS encoding DUF3531 family protein, giving the protein MQVQFREFNPFDVWFWIEFSNVPAPMEKQYVEEVFQSWFYLGKLGGFNAENLQVQEEGLDLSYMEYDTQQADDSMMALMHNMGEFEYQGTWARCWFDLGTSDAIAIDILINSLRQLSQEYVSIERLYIGGENDDWTVEDNDEDRSRFIYDGN; this is encoded by the coding sequence ATGCAAGTTCAATTTCGCGAATTTAATCCCTTTGATGTTTGGTTTTGGATCGAGTTTAGTAACGTACCTGCTCCAATGGAAAAGCAGTATGTTGAAGAGGTGTTTCAGTCCTGGTTTTATCTAGGAAAATTAGGTGGGTTCAATGCCGAAAATTTGCAAGTTCAAGAAGAAGGATTAGATCTCAGCTACATGGAGTATGACACGCAGCAGGCTGATGATAGCATGATGGCGTTGATGCACAACATGGGTGAATTTGAGTATCAAGGAACTTGGGCGCGCTGCTGGTTCGATCTAGGTACGAGCGACGCGATCGCGATCGATATTCTGATTAATTCTCTCCGGCAATTGAGTCAAGAATATGTCAGTATCGAACGGCTGTATATTGGTGGCGAAAATGACGATTGGACTGTAGAAGACAATGACGAAGATCGTTCTAGATTTATTTATGATGGCAATTAG
- a CDS encoding glycosyltransferase, whose translation MTLLDSDLHRSPSAIVLIPVFNDWEALERLLWSLDETFLDRDIRADILIVDDASIAPAPTELKFFSFKAIERVNVLELKRNLGHQRAIAIGLAYIAANLNCKVVVVMDGDGEDNPQDVPRLINCCQAESNAKVIFAKRTKRSETYLFKAFYLVYKLVYKLLTGHHIQVGNFSAIPYQLLSRIVVISEIWNHYAAGIMRARIPYTEIATKRSNRLFGRSKMNFVSLVTHGISSISVYADIVGTRLIISVSVIVLLILISLGGIVSIKLFTSLAIPGWTSIAVGILCSILMQAVMLSIVFALMILNTRNSYGFMLGQDYYYFVSKLKEVFSREVLSK comes from the coding sequence ATGACATTGCTCGATAGCGATCTTCATCGTTCTCCATCTGCGATCGTGCTAATTCCAGTGTTTAATGATTGGGAGGCACTGGAAAGGTTGCTCTGGAGTTTGGATGAAACTTTTCTAGACCGAGATATTCGCGCAGATATCTTGATTGTAGACGATGCTTCGATCGCTCCAGCTCCCACGGAACTGAAATTTTTTAGTTTTAAAGCCATCGAGAGAGTCAATGTTTTAGAACTAAAAAGAAACTTAGGGCATCAACGAGCGATCGCTATTGGTTTAGCTTACATTGCAGCCAACTTAAATTGTAAAGTCGTTGTCGTGATGGATGGAGATGGCGAAGATAATCCGCAAGATGTTCCTAGACTAATTAATTGCTGCCAAGCAGAAAGCAATGCCAAAGTTATTTTCGCTAAAAGAACTAAGCGATCGGAAACATATCTTTTCAAAGCTTTTTACCTAGTTTATAAACTTGTCTACAAACTCTTAACCGGACATCACATTCAAGTAGGAAACTTCAGCGCAATTCCTTATCAACTTTTATCTAGAATTGTGGTCATCTCCGAAATTTGGAATCACTATGCCGCTGGAATTATGCGGGCGAGAATACCATACACTGAAATTGCTACCAAGCGCAGTAACCGTTTGTTCGGACGCTCTAAAATGAACTTTGTTTCCTTGGTAACTCACGGAATCAGTTCTATTTCCGTCTATGCAGATATAGTAGGTACGAGACTGATTATTTCTGTGTCTGTAATTGTGTTATTGATTCTCATATCTCTAGGTGGAATTGTATCTATTAAACTCTTCACCAGTTTAGCAATTCCTGGTTGGACATCGATCGCAGTTGGAATTCTTTGCTCGATTCTCATGCAAGCAGTCATGTTATCGATTGTTTTTGCATTAATGATTCTAAATACTAGGAATAGTTATGGATTCATGCTTGGTCAAGACTATTATTACTTTGTTTCTAAGTTGAAAGAAGTATTTTCTAGAGAAGTTTTGTCTAAATAA
- a CDS encoding Sll0314/Alr1548 family TPR repeat-containing protein yields the protein MIRQIFSAIALSTTLTLYLISPTLAQDPFRATNQRPIGEKTEAAFRAMFEQGDYISAERYLKAISGNEQQEPLAYAMRASLAYVLNEDYNSLGNYGKKTLDTARQLTSTDPLRGNLYSAVGHFLLGASALFREGTVKGTPQALAELRQVYEYMDKAEAISSTDPELNLLRGYMDLMVSVNLPFSNPEQAIGRLQRFAGPKYLSERGVAVGYRDLKKFPQAIEAVDRAMKASNSNPELYYLKGQILSTYGHQQKSAAMLQESVKNFDLAIAKKAQLPPDLVKQIERERRKAAQRLSVVAQQK from the coding sequence ATGATCAGGCAAATCTTTAGTGCGATCGCACTTTCAACTACACTCACTCTTTACCTCATTTCTCCGACTCTGGCTCAAGATCCCTTTCGCGCTACGAATCAAAGACCGATTGGCGAAAAAACTGAAGCCGCTTTTAGAGCGATGTTCGAGCAGGGAGATTACATTTCAGCAGAGCGCTATCTCAAGGCAATTTCAGGTAACGAGCAGCAAGAGCCTTTAGCTTATGCCATGAGAGCTTCCCTTGCTTACGTCCTCAACGAGGACTACAATTCTTTAGGCAACTATGGCAAAAAGACATTAGACACGGCTCGCCAACTAACATCAACAGACCCGTTGCGCGGTAATTTATACTCAGCAGTCGGTCATTTTTTATTGGGTGCATCTGCTTTGTTTCGAGAAGGGACAGTGAAGGGAACGCCGCAAGCTTTAGCAGAGTTACGGCAAGTCTACGAGTATATGGACAAAGCTGAAGCGATCTCCTCTACAGACCCCGAATTAAACTTGTTGCGGGGATACATGGACTTAATGGTATCTGTCAATCTGCCCTTTTCCAACCCAGAACAAGCAATTGGGCGCTTGCAAAGGTTTGCCGGACCTAAGTATTTATCCGAAAGGGGTGTAGCAGTTGGCTATCGAGATTTGAAAAAATTTCCCCAAGCCATAGAAGCTGTGGATAGAGCGATGAAAGCAAGTAATAGCAACCCAGAGTTGTATTATCTTAAAGGACAAATTCTCTCGACTTATGGCCATCAACAAAAGAGTGCAGCCATGTTACAGGAATCGGTGAAGAATTTCGATTTAGCGATCGCCAAAAAAGCCCAACTCCCACCCGACTTAGTAAAGCAAATCGAGCGAGAGAGACGCAAGGCAGCTCAACGGCTAAGTGTAGTAGCGCAGCAAAAATAG
- a CDS encoding NUDIX hydrolase yields the protein MHKPGEIRVLALGIVRQGDRVFISEGYDPVKQQTFYRALGGGVEFGETSLEALQREFQEELQAEIKNIKYLDCQENLFTFNGQPGHEILFVYECDFVDPKFYQIEEITFMEKKRKKRALWVECDRFRTGELRLVPEQFFKYLS from the coding sequence ATGCATAAACCAGGAGAAATCCGAGTTTTAGCTTTGGGAATTGTCCGTCAGGGCGATCGCGTTTTTATTTCTGAAGGTTACGATCCGGTAAAACAACAAACTTTTTATCGCGCTTTGGGTGGTGGCGTAGAGTTTGGAGAAACAAGTCTTGAAGCTCTACAACGAGAATTTCAAGAGGAACTTCAAGCAGAAATTAAAAATATAAAATACCTCGATTGTCAAGAAAATTTATTTACTTTTAACGGACAACCAGGTCATGAAATTTTATTTGTTTATGAATGCGATTTCGTCGATCCAAAGTTTTATCAAATTGAAGAAATCACCTTTATGGAGAAAAAACGCAAAAAACGCGCGCTTTGGGTGGAGTGCGATCGGTTTAGAACGGGAGAATTAAGACTTGTGCCAGAGCAATTTTTTAAGTATCTATCATAA
- a CDS encoding serine/threonine-protein kinase, whose amino-acid sequence MNQPPLQPPLQLGTVLQNRYRVDRVLGQGGFGRTYLAEDLGRFNELCALKELIPAQADNYALEKSQQLFQREAAILYQIQHPQVPQFRATFEEDRRLFLVQDYVAGKTYRTLLDERQASGQTFSEAEVFHLLKQLLPVLAHIHARGIIHRDISPDNIILRESDAKPVLIDFGVVKELATRFQSSNSTPAQATTVGKLGYAPSEQIQTGRAYPSSDLYALAVTVVVLLTGREPQELFDDLTLVWHWQRWATVMPGFAQILNRMLSYKPNDRYQNVAEVAKALQAIEPQITQSPAAPISTVQTLAVASNPDLIASSTKPDPVITTSKNRWNQTWLIVPVLMLVAVLAGIGGWAIMSAMLGRNPERSQSPTPQNFPSPVVPSNQTTPTPDSPTPFATPTPTLDQSPVVYSQALNLVPGSSSDVTGSLRANDTVNYTFVAERGQQLSAALAQEGVLLTVLGPDKQAIADASQVTSYQGTLPSTGIYTVQLTPAPGVDESQYQLNLSLESVTKSTPTPSLPASPPASPAVEVPTAETETINFAEGQSRTQVSGRTSRQQIQRYLVDLQEGQQLSVIVTRGAVTLDVRDPDGNVLKGKNEFHWQGRVQRSGQYQIDVVPLANNEVEFGVNVGVYK is encoded by the coding sequence ATGAATCAACCTCCCCTACAACCTCCGCTTCAGCTTGGTACTGTTCTGCAAAATCGCTATCGTGTCGATCGGGTTCTAGGTCAGGGGGGGTTTGGACGAACCTATTTGGCAGAAGATCTCGGGCGGTTTAACGAGTTGTGCGCTTTAAAAGAACTAATTCCAGCGCAGGCGGACAATTATGCCTTAGAAAAGTCCCAGCAACTCTTTCAACGTGAAGCAGCAATTCTCTATCAAATTCAACATCCGCAAGTCCCACAGTTTCGCGCCACTTTTGAAGAAGATCGGCGTTTATTTTTGGTACAGGATTATGTGGCTGGGAAAACCTATAGAACGCTATTGGATGAACGTCAGGCTAGCGGGCAAACTTTTTCCGAGGCAGAGGTTTTCCATCTACTCAAACAACTACTACCCGTTCTCGCCCACATTCACGCGCGTGGTATTATCCATCGCGATATTTCTCCAGATAATATTATTTTGCGGGAAAGCGATGCTAAACCCGTTTTAATTGATTTTGGTGTCGTTAAAGAGCTAGCGACCCGCTTTCAGTCCTCCAATAGTACTCCAGCTCAAGCAACCACAGTCGGAAAACTAGGTTATGCTCCCAGCGAACAAATTCAAACTGGCAGAGCTTATCCCAGCAGCGATCTTTATGCTTTAGCCGTAACCGTAGTCGTACTGCTGACAGGTCGAGAGCCACAGGAATTGTTTGACGATCTCACGTTAGTCTGGCACTGGCAGCGATGGGCAACAGTTATGCCTGGATTTGCTCAGATATTAAACCGAATGTTAAGTTACAAGCCAAACGATCGCTACCAAAATGTAGCCGAAGTCGCCAAAGCACTGCAAGCGATCGAACCCCAAATTACCCAGTCGCCTGCCGCACCGATTTCAACAGTACAAACTTTGGCTGTTGCTAGCAATCCCGACCTCATTGCATCCTCAACCAAACCCGATCCAGTTATTACCACCTCTAAAAATCGCTGGAATCAAACTTGGTTAATCGTGCCAGTCTTAATGCTCGTCGCTGTCTTAGCAGGAATTGGCGGTTGGGCGATTATGTCTGCTATGCTCGGTCGCAATCCTGAGCGATCGCAATCCCCTACTCCGCAGAATTTTCCTTCGCCAGTCGTTCCCAGCAACCAAACCACACCCACACCCGATTCTCCTACTCCCTTTGCTACGCCAACACCCACACTCGACCAATCACCAGTCGTATACAGTCAGGCGCTCAATTTAGTCCCAGGTAGCAGCAGCGACGTTACAGGTAGCCTGAGAGCTAACGATACGGTTAACTACACGTTTGTTGCCGAACGAGGACAACAACTGAGTGCTGCATTGGCACAAGAAGGGGTGTTACTTACAGTATTAGGTCCAGATAAACAAGCGATCGCCGATGCCAGCCAGGTGACGAGCTATCAAGGTACGCTACCATCAACCGGAATCTACACGGTTCAACTCACTCCCGCGCCTGGTGTTGATGAAAGTCAATACCAACTGAATTTAAGTCTGGAAAGCGTAACTAAATCTACACCCACACCATCACTACCTGCCTCACCTCCAGCTAGTCCTGCGGTAGAAGTTCCTACGGCTGAAACAGAAACGATTAACTTTGCCGAGGGACAGAGTAGAACGCAGGTGTCAGGTCGTACCAGCAGGCAGCAAATTCAGCGCTATCTGGTCGATTTGCAAGAAGGACAGCAGTTATCGGTCATTGTGACGCGAGGAGCAGTAACTTTAGATGTGCGCGATCCCGATGGCAATGTATTGAAGGGAAAAAATGAATTTCACTGGCAAGGACGAGTACAGCGTAGCGGACAATATCAGATAGATGTCGTACCACTGGCTAATAATGAGGTTGAGTTTGGGGTGAATGTGGGGGTGTATAAGTAG
- the bioD gene encoding dethiobiotin synthase, whose product MIILIAGTDTEVGKTVLTTALTAYGQKYQPQRAVGVMKLMQAGLGDRELYTSLFSLDQSPQEIAPLYFDAPLAPPVAAAKEGRQIDLGIVWQALQSLQARKDWVIVEALGGLGTPVTQELTVADLAVSWRLPTVLVVPVKLGALAQSVANVALAKLSRIDLRGIVLNCTQPRSETEIAELTPTDLIQSLTNIPILGCLPYLEDPQDLDKLAQIASDLELERLMPVVMGH is encoded by the coding sequence ATGATTATTCTGATCGCGGGGACTGATACGGAAGTTGGCAAAACAGTTCTGACTACGGCTTTGACTGCTTACGGGCAGAAATATCAACCTCAGCGTGCTGTGGGTGTGATGAAGTTGATGCAAGCAGGATTGGGCGATCGCGAGTTGTATACTAGTCTATTCTCCCTCGACCAATCACCCCAAGAAATTGCCCCACTCTATTTTGACGCACCCCTCGCCCCACCTGTAGCCGCTGCGAAAGAGGGAAGACAAATCGATCTGGGCATTGTTTGGCAAGCCTTACAAAGTCTGCAAGCAAGAAAGGATTGGGTGATTGTCGAAGCTTTAGGCGGTTTAGGTACGCCTGTAACGCAGGAGTTAACCGTTGCCGATTTAGCTGTTTCCTGGCGCTTGCCAACAGTGCTGGTGGTTCCAGTTAAATTGGGGGCGCTCGCTCAATCGGTAGCAAATGTTGCCCTAGCAAAATTATCTCGGATCGATTTGCGTGGCATTGTGCTTAATTGTACCCAGCCGCGTTCTGAGACAGAAATTGCTGAATTGACACCAACTGATTTAATTCAATCTCTGACAAATATTCCTATATTGGGTTGTTTACCTTATTTAGAAGATCCGCAAGATTTAGATAAATTAGCTCAGATAGCCTCGGATTTGGAGTTAGAAAGATTGATGCCTGTGGTAATGGGTCATTAG
- a CDS encoding DUF6888 family protein yields the protein MSPTNEQAQACLRVCQMLSNLYKDIHLFRFDDRTGDIYILAGENLQIIVSPNKPWRFVDETEL from the coding sequence ATTTCTCCAACTAACGAACAAGCCCAAGCCTGTCTGCGTGTCTGCCAGATGTTGTCTAACTTATACAAAGATATTCATCTATTCCGTTTTGATGATAGAACTGGAGATATTTATATTCTAGCTGGTGAAAATCTTCAAATTATCGTATCCCCTAACAAACCTTGGAGGTTTGTGGATGAAACCGAACTTTGA
- a CDS encoding ribose-phosphate pyrophosphokinase has translation MLRSATLKLQPAPIAVADNNRLRLFSGSANVPLAQEVARYLGMDLGPMIRKRFADGELYIQIQESIRGCDVYLLQPTCNPVNDHFMELAIMIDACRRASARQITAVLPYYGYARADRKTAGRESITAKLVANLITEAGASRVLAMDLHSAQIQGYFDIPFDHVYGSPVIIDYLASKQLTDIVVVSPDVGGVARARAFAKKLDDAPLAIIDKRRQAHNVAEVLNVIGDVAGKTAVLVDDMIDTGGTISEGARLLRQEGARQVYACATHAVFSPPAVERLSSGLFEEVIVTNTIPIPQEARFQQLTVLCVANLLGETIWRIHEDSSVSSMFR, from the coding sequence GTGCTACGATCGGCAACTTTGAAATTGCAACCTGCTCCGATCGCAGTTGCAGATAACAACCGACTGAGATTATTTTCTGGCTCTGCCAACGTACCTTTAGCCCAGGAAGTTGCTCGTTACCTGGGCATGGATTTGGGTCCGATGATTCGCAAGCGATTTGCTGACGGCGAATTGTATATCCAAATTCAAGAATCGATTCGTGGTTGCGATGTTTATTTATTGCAACCAACTTGCAATCCCGTCAACGATCACTTCATGGAATTAGCAATCATGATTGATGCCTGTCGGCGAGCATCGGCAAGGCAAATTACAGCGGTACTGCCTTATTATGGCTATGCCAGGGCAGACCGCAAAACGGCAGGGCGGGAATCAATTACGGCGAAGTTAGTAGCTAACTTAATCACCGAAGCGGGAGCTAGCCGAGTTCTGGCAATGGATTTGCATTCAGCACAGATCCAAGGATACTTTGATATTCCCTTCGATCACGTTTATGGCTCTCCAGTCATTATTGATTATTTAGCAAGTAAGCAGCTAACTGATATCGTAGTTGTTTCCCCAGATGTTGGTGGTGTGGCAAGGGCGCGGGCATTTGCCAAAAAACTCGACGACGCACCGCTGGCGATTATTGACAAACGCCGTCAGGCTCATAATGTCGCTGAGGTATTGAATGTGATTGGTGATGTGGCTGGTAAGACAGCCGTACTAGTCGATGACATGATCGATACTGGCGGGACGATCTCGGAAGGAGCGCGGTTACTGCGCCAAGAAGGGGCGCGTCAGGTGTATGCTTGTGCTACCCATGCAGTGTTTTCACCTCCGGCGGTTGAACGGTTGTCTAGCGGATTGTTTGAAGAGGTGATCGTTACGAATACGATTCCCATTCCTCAAGAAGCGCGTTTTCAACAATTAACTGTGCTTTGCGTAGCTAATTTGTTAGGAGAAACTATCTGGCGGATTCACGAAGATAGTTCTGTTAGCAGTATGTTTCGCTAA
- the rsmG gene encoding 16S rRNA (guanine(527)-N(7))-methyltransferase RsmG yields MEESHSILPEMYEIWQQTLNWQPSIEQQAQFQQLYEAIVIGNQKLNLTRITAPDEFWEKHLWDSLRGIVSLLPTNSVGAHSCASIQKIIDIGTGAGFPGIPVAIALPNAEVTLLDSTQKKVAFLNSLITEMSLQNARTLVGRAENINKQSQQSNNYDIALVRAVAAADVCANYALPFLKAEGLAVLYRGNWTQDEEKTLEATVKKLGGKIEDCENFTTPLSHGMRHCIYLRKTHSS; encoded by the coding sequence ATGGAAGAGTCTCATTCTATACTGCCGGAAATGTATGAGATTTGGCAGCAAACTCTCAATTGGCAACCTAGTATCGAGCAACAAGCGCAATTTCAGCAGCTTTATGAAGCAATCGTTATTGGTAATCAAAAATTAAATTTGACTCGCATTACTGCACCAGATGAGTTTTGGGAAAAGCATCTATGGGACTCCCTGCGGGGAATTGTATCTTTATTGCCAACAAATTCTGTAGGGGCGCACAGCTGTGCGTCCATACAGAAGATAATTGACATTGGTACGGGGGCTGGTTTTCCTGGAATTCCTGTTGCGATCGCTTTACCTAATGCTGAGGTAACTTTACTCGATTCTACGCAGAAAAAAGTTGCTTTTCTGAATTCTTTAATAACTGAAATGAGCCTGCAAAATGCTCGAACTTTAGTTGGTAGGGCTGAAAATATCAACAAGCAATCCCAACAGTCTAATAATTATGACATAGCTTTAGTTAGAGCTGTGGCGGCGGCTGATGTTTGTGCAAATTACGCTTTACCTTTTCTCAAAGCAGAGGGATTAGCTGTTTTATATCGAGGTAATTGGACACAAGATGAAGAAAAAACTTTAGAAGCCACAGTAAAAAAGTTGGGTGGAAAAATTGAAGATTGTGAAAATTTTACCACTCCTTTAAGTCACGGTATGCGCCATTGCATCTATTTAAGAAAAACTCATTCATCATAA
- a CDS encoding energy-coupling factor ABC transporter ATP-binding protein, with amino-acid sequence MLYLKNLTYHPPASSTAILKSIELELAPQQLGLIIGPSGSGKSTLLEILSGLVSPTAGNVCWGTQELLPENLQQLAGLVFQFPERHFCGGTILEELRLGHPELGSERVKQALSDVGLENLPLHTPPQVLSGGQQRRLAVSVQLIRQPALLLLDEPTAGLDWSIRRQLIHLLSQLKQQRTLLVVTHDAGDLLAIADRCWSIQHGEIYPTAPLVIEPHQVV; translated from the coding sequence ATGCTTTATCTGAAAAATCTGACTTATCACCCCCCAGCTAGTTCAACAGCTATTCTAAAATCGATCGAGCTTGAGTTAGCACCCCAGCAGTTGGGATTGATTATTGGTCCTAGTGGTTCTGGCAAGAGTACGTTATTAGAAATCTTATCGGGGTTGGTATCGCCGACTGCGGGTAACGTATGTTGGGGAACGCAAGAATTACTACCAGAAAATTTACAACAGTTGGCAGGATTGGTATTTCAGTTTCCAGAGCGACATTTCTGCGGTGGCACAATTTTAGAAGAATTACGCTTGGGACATCCTGAATTAGGTTCGGAACGAGTCAAACAAGCTTTATCAGATGTCGGTTTGGAGAATTTGCCTCTACACACACCACCGCAAGTTCTCAGCGGGGGACAGCAACGTCGCTTGGCTGTGTCGGTTCAGTTAATTCGTCAACCTGCACTGCTCTTATTAGACGAGCCTACTGCTGGTTTAGATTGGTCGATCCGCAGGCAGCTAATTCATTTATTATCTCAACTCAAGCAACAACGGACGCTGTTGGTTGTGACTCACGATGCAGGAGATTTATTAGCGATCGCCGATCGCTGTTGGTCAATTCAGCACGGTGAAATTTATCCTACAGCACCGTTGGTGATCGAACCGCATCAAGTAGTATAA
- a CDS encoding class I SAM-dependent methyltransferase has translation MQDYSYIGSELELFSQAYNWKNYYGNLIQKYLQGRVLEVGAGIGATTEFLCKGHQKEWLCLEPDPILTEKIDLKISVGRVPACCKSRVGTSADLASNDWFDTIIYMDVLEHIKDDRTEVKTVTQHLSAGGYLVVLAPAHQWLFTPFDRAIGHYRRYNKQSLSSTIPRSLNCIQLIYLDSIGLLASLGNRFVLKSKTPTKQQIQLWDKVMIPLSRNIDPILQYSLGKSVLGIWQKQS, from the coding sequence ATGCAAGATTACTCCTATATTGGCTCGGAATTAGAATTATTCTCTCAAGCTTATAACTGGAAAAACTATTATGGTAATTTAATCCAAAAATATCTGCAAGGTAGAGTATTGGAAGTAGGTGCAGGGATAGGCGCAACCACTGAATTTCTCTGCAAAGGTCATCAAAAAGAGTGGCTTTGCTTAGAGCCAGATCCAATTCTAACTGAAAAGATCGATCTAAAAATTTCTGTTGGTAGAGTGCCAGCGTGTTGTAAATCGAGAGTGGGAACCTCAGCAGATTTAGCTTCAAACGACTGGTTTGATACCATTATCTACATGGATGTTTTGGAGCATATAAAAGACGATCGCACAGAAGTGAAGACCGTGACGCAGCATTTATCAGCTGGCGGTTACTTAGTTGTACTAGCTCCCGCACATCAGTGGCTATTCACGCCATTCGATCGAGCTATAGGACACTATCGACGCTATAACAAGCAAAGTTTATCATCCACGATACCCAGAAGCCTGAATTGTATTCAGCTGATTTATCTCGACTCAATCGGATTACTTGCCTCATTAGGAAACCGTTTCGTGTTGAAGAGTAAAACGCCAACAAAACAGCAGATACAACTTTGGGATAAAGTCATGATACCTTTATCTAGAAACATCGATCCAATTTTGCAATATTCTTTAGGTAAATCTGTTTTAGGAATATGGCAAAAACAGAGCTGA
- a CDS encoding DUF6887 family protein: MKPNFEQMSVPELRAYVLQHKDDIEAIRALFHHPSLKWQSMPPLVDQGGLPIEENIRTAEEAIKQRIEQAKRKWEEN; encoded by the coding sequence ATGAAACCGAACTTTGAGCAGATGAGCGTGCCTGAACTAAGGGCGTATGTATTACAACATAAAGATGATATAGAAGCAATTCGTGCTTTATTTCATCATCCTAGTCTTAAATGGCAAAGTATGCCTCCCCTTGTAGACCAAGGCGGTTTACCAATCGAAGAAAATATTCGGACTGCTGAAGAAGCAATTAAACAAAGAATCGAACAAGCAAAACGAAAGTGGGAAGAGAATTAA
- a CDS encoding superoxide dismutase, protein MSIKRRNFLFLLGGTAGAYAIETYTSSNLAWAQTPSASGDFKLPPLPYDYKALEPHIDAQTMRIHHDRHHATYVKNLNAAIAKYPKLKGQTAEQLIQKLDSLPQDIRMTIRNNGGGHVNHSMFWEIMSPKGGGQPTGEIASVIKKNFGSFANFQQQFNQAGEKRFGSGWAWLVRTPDGKFQVTSTANQDSPLMEGNYPIMGNDVWEHAYYLKYQNRRAEYLKAWWNVVNWQEINQRLKRSEG, encoded by the coding sequence ATGTCTATCAAGCGTCGTAATTTCTTGTTTTTACTAGGAGGAACTGCTGGTGCTTATGCTATAGAAACTTATACTTCGTCCAATTTAGCTTGGGCGCAGACTCCAAGCGCTAGTGGAGATTTTAAATTACCACCTTTGCCCTACGACTACAAAGCATTAGAACCGCATATCGACGCGCAGACAATGCGAATTCACCATGACAGACATCACGCGACATATGTAAAAAATTTAAATGCAGCGATCGCCAAATACCCAAAACTCAAAGGTCAAACTGCCGAACAACTGATCCAAAAACTTGACAGCCTACCACAAGATATTCGCATGACAATCCGCAACAATGGTGGCGGTCATGTCAATCATAGTATGTTTTGGGAAATTATGAGTCCCAAAGGTGGCGGGCAACCAACGGGAGAAATTGCCTCTGTTATCAAGAAAAACTTTGGTAGCTTTGCTAACTTTCAACAGCAATTTAATCAAGCGGGAGAAAAACGGTTTGGTAGCGGTTGGGCTTGGTTGGTTCGCACTCCTGACGGTAAATTTCAAGTTACCAGTACTGCTAACCAAGATAGCCCCCTAATGGAAGGTAACTATCCAATTATGGGAAATGATGTGTGGGAACATGCCTACTATCTCAAGTATCAGAATCGCCGCGCCGAATACCTCAAGGCTTGGTGGAATGTCGTTAACTGGCAAGAAATTAATCAGCGCCTGAAGCGGAGTGAGGGGTGA